In a single window of the Ignavibacteria bacterium genome:
- a CDS encoding choice-of-anchor B family protein, whose protein sequence is MKIIIKAAIVLFIFSMHVFSQLPNSNMRLIANKNEHFTNFYSAIWGYTAPDGSEYAILGCANGTAFYNITDTNNVFESGFVPGLTSLWREFKTFGHYAYIVSEAYGSGLQVVDLQYLPDSVSLVNTITFTGYARTHTISQEGPYLYLSGGDYNGGGIFIFDVSTNPVNPVKRGNWYEHYIHDCRVYNDTIWGAAIFDGYIYAIDAVNKDSMRTITRWYNIPQPGPHNTAITEDGSYLYVTDEIGGFPRLLKVWEVDNLTNPLLVAQWQPTGIDSSIVHNVEIYGNYALAAHYTAGVRLLNISNPSVPVEIAWYDTYPQNNGFTYDGCWGVYMFPSGKIIASDRSTGLYVLKISAIPPIGINSNGSEVPAGYKLEQNYPNPFNPVTKINYSLPKNAYVKLYVYDASGRLVRKLVDSFEPAGNRSISFNAGELSSGVYFYTMQADDNYLSKKMILIK, encoded by the coding sequence ATGAAAATTATTATAAAAGCAGCTATAGTCCTCTTTATTTTTTCGATGCATGTTTTTTCGCAGCTGCCTAACAGCAATATGCGGCTTATTGCCAATAAGAATGAACATTTTACAAATTTTTACTCTGCAATTTGGGGATATACTGCACCTGATGGAAGCGAATACGCAATATTGGGTTGCGCCAATGGAACTGCTTTTTACAATATAACAGATACTAATAATGTATTTGAATCCGGGTTTGTACCGGGATTAACATCACTTTGGCGTGAGTTTAAAACCTTTGGACACTATGCTTATATTGTTTCAGAAGCTTATGGCAGCGGTTTGCAGGTGGTTGACCTTCAGTACCTGCCGGATTCTGTATCTTTGGTTAATACAATTACGTTTACAGGTTATGCCAGAACGCATACAATTTCCCAGGAGGGTCCGTATTTATATTTAAGCGGGGGTGATTATAACGGAGGCGGGATATTTATCTTTGATGTATCAACTAATCCGGTAAATCCCGTAAAACGCGGTAACTGGTATGAACATTACATACATGACTGCCGGGTATACAATGATACCATTTGGGGTGCTGCAATTTTTGACGGTTATATTTATGCTATAGATGCAGTAAATAAAGATAGTATGCGTACAATTACAAGATGGTATAATATACCTCAACCCGGTCCGCATAATACTGCTATAACTGAAGATGGAAGCTATCTTTATGTAACTGATGAAATAGGCGGATTCCCGAGGTTACTAAAAGTATGGGAAGTTGATAATTTAACTAATCCGTTACTGGTTGCTCAATGGCAGCCTACCGGTATCGATTCATCAATTGTACACAACGTTGAAATTTACGGCAATTATGCATTGGCGGCACATTATACCGCAGGAGTCAGATTGCTGAATATATCAAATCCTTCCGTACCGGTAGAAATTGCCTGGTATGACACTTATCCGCAGAATAACGGCTTTACTTATGACGGGTGCTGGGGTGTTTACATGTTCCCAAGCGGAAAAATAATTGCATCTGACAGGTCAACCGGCTTATATGTGCTTAAAATCTCAGCAATTCCACCGATTGGAATAAATTCAAATGGCAGCGAAGTGCCTGCAGGATATAAATTAGAGCAGAATTATCCTAATCCATTCAACCCTGTTACAAAAATTAATTATTCATTACCTAAGAATGCATATGTTAAATTATATGTGTATGATGCTTCCGGAAGGCTGGTAAGAAAATTAGTTGATTCATTCGAGCCGGCCGGGAACAGATCAATAAGCTTTAATGCAGGGGAGCTCTCAAGCGGCGTGTATTTTTACACTATGCAGGCAGACGATAATTATTTATCCAAAAAGATGATCCTTATAAAATAA
- a CDS encoding CvpA family protein, whose product MNWLDIVIVLIVTLPTFFGFRKGFLRKLLGIAGIILGFILAVNFYSSVSVILSKVIKENQVFVNVLSFLLIIGIVYGASIWLARFIASMNSGTSIIDKILGTIVGFIQGLLVASVLLYNLSVADLPSKSTRESSLLYPTVTKIAPALFDKILEYFPGLQELYKEYIIPEKKEPKKSSV is encoded by the coding sequence TTGAACTGGTTAGATATAGTAATTGTTTTAATTGTTACTTTACCGACATTTTTCGGTTTCAGGAAAGGCTTCCTTAGAAAGCTCCTTGGAATCGCCGGAATTATTCTTGGGTTTATACTCGCTGTAAATTTTTACAGCAGTGTATCAGTGATTTTAAGCAAGGTTATAAAAGAAAACCAGGTATTTGTAAATGTATTAAGCTTTTTACTGATAATCGGTATTGTTTACGGTGCTTCAATATGGCTTGCCAGATTTATCGCTTCCATGAACTCCGGTACAAGCATTATAGATAAGATATTAGGCACAATAGTCGGGTTTATCCAGGGATTACTCGTAGCTAGTGTTTTATTGTATAACCTTTCAGTTGCCGATCTGCCTTCGAAATCAACAAGGGAGAGTTCATTATTATATCCAACTGTCACAAAAATTGCCCCTGCATTGTTTGATAAGATTCTGGAATATTTTCCGGGTTTGCAGGAATTGTATAAAGAATATATTATACCAGAAAAGAAAGAGCCGAAAAAAAGCTCAGTATAG
- a CDS encoding tetratricopeptide repeat protein, giving the protein MSSLKARKKITHKEIKKDKLVTGYFEARNWLDSDENKKKVYIGVGVLLALVVVGFLYFSNKKAKNEEAEVKLSAVISLYEQGKYPEAINGDPAANITGLNQIVNDYGSTESGETAKLYLGNCYFNVKDYDNALKQFDNYGGDNDIVKASCISGMGAVYEAKGDLKKAGEYFEKAASVNKGVVINQENLFYAIRSYTNAGDKENAKRVFAKLKEQYPKSKYINESKRFEAEFKN; this is encoded by the coding sequence ATGTCTTCATTAAAAGCACGCAAAAAGATTACGCATAAAGAAATTAAGAAAGATAAGCTTGTAACCGGTTATTTTGAAGCCAGGAACTGGCTTGATAGTGACGAAAACAAGAAAAAAGTTTATATTGGTGTTGGTGTTTTACTTGCACTTGTTGTGGTTGGATTTTTATATTTCAGCAATAAAAAAGCAAAGAATGAAGAAGCTGAAGTTAAGCTCTCAGCAGTTATTTCTTTATATGAACAGGGTAAATATCCGGAAGCTATAAACGGTGACCCTGCCGCAAATATTACGGGCCTTAACCAGATAGTTAACGATTACGGCAGCACTGAAAGCGGTGAAACCGCTAAGCTTTACCTGGGTAACTGCTATTTTAATGTTAAAGATTATGATAATGCCCTGAAACAGTTTGATAATTACGGCGGAGATAACGATATTGTTAAAGCTTCCTGTATTTCCGGTATGGGTGCGGTTTATGAAGCTAAAGGTGACCTGAAAAAAGCCGGTGAATATTTTGAAAAAGCCGCAAGCGTAAACAAAGGAGTGGTCATTAACCAGGAAAACCTTTTCTATGCAATACGTTCATACACCAATGCAGGTGATAAAGAAAATGCAAAACGAGTTTTTGCAAAGCTTAAAGAGCAGTATCCAAAATCAAAATATATCAATGAATCAAAAAGATTTGAAGCTGAATTCAAAAACTGA
- a CDS encoding choice-of-anchor B family protein, with translation MIIKKYFLAFLLMLSLFAASEGNVFAQLGNSNMTLLANRNTHPGTGGNLYSALWGYVAPNGREYAILGCASGTAFYDVTDSANIVEVGFIAGPTSNWREMKVFSNYAYVVSEANNSKIQIIDLSNLPASVTLAGTSNMPSHSTTHSISQDGPYLYLHGCNSSFGQGVTVVDLTNPLAPVKRGGWNTHYVHDSRVRNDTIYACNIYDPPGTVTVINAANKDNLTTITSWVNNPNPFPHNAALTAGRTYIYTTDETSSPNGKLKVWNISNLSNVTFVTNWQPTGITTAIVHNVEIYGNYALVAHYSAGIRLINISNPTTPTEVAWYDTYPTNNSSNFNGCWGVYMFPSGKIIASDRQTGLYVVKPTIPLVGINEPGNETPDKFELKQNYPNPFNPTTYIDFNLKTAAHVKLKVTDILGRQVALLADEFRNAGAHKISFDAGRLSSGIYFYTLSTDKGFSETKKMILNK, from the coding sequence ATGATAATTAAGAAATACTTTCTGGCTTTTTTACTTATGCTCTCTTTATTTGCAGCCTCTGAAGGAAATGTTTTCGCTCAGCTTGGCAACAGCAATATGACATTACTGGCTAACAGAAATACACATCCCGGAACAGGCGGAAATTTATATTCTGCATTATGGGGTTATGTAGCTCCCAATGGCCGTGAATACGCAATTTTAGGCTGCGCTTCAGGTACAGCTTTCTATGATGTAACTGATTCAGCAAATATAGTTGAAGTAGGATTTATTGCCGGACCTACCAGCAACTGGCGCGAAATGAAAGTGTTTTCTAATTATGCTTATGTTGTTTCAGAAGCTAACAACAGCAAAATACAGATCATTGACCTTTCAAACCTTCCGGCATCAGTAACTTTGGCAGGTACATCAAATATGCCAAGCCATTCTACAACACACTCAATCTCACAGGATGGCCCGTATCTTTATCTGCATGGCTGTAACAGCAGCTTTGGACAGGGCGTTACAGTTGTAGATCTTACAAATCCGCTGGCACCTGTAAAAAGAGGCGGCTGGAATACTCATTACGTTCACGATAGCAGGGTAAGAAACGATACCATTTATGCCTGCAATATATATGATCCGCCGGGAACTGTAACAGTTATAAACGCAGCAAACAAGGATAATCTGACTACAATTACATCATGGGTAAATAATCCCAATCCTTTCCCGCACAATGCTGCTTTAACAGCAGGCAGAACCTATATCTATACTACCGATGAAACTTCATCACCAAACGGAAAATTAAAAGTATGGAATATATCAAATCTTTCAAATGTAACATTTGTAACAAACTGGCAGCCAACAGGTATTACAACTGCAATTGTTCACAATGTAGAAATATACGGTAACTACGCTTTAGTAGCACATTATTCAGCAGGGATCAGGTTAATAAACATATCAAATCCTACTACTCCTACTGAAGTAGCATGGTATGATACTTATCCAACAAATAACAGTTCAAACTTCAATGGATGTTGGGGAGTATATATGTTCCCTTCCGGTAAGATAATCGCATCTGACAGACAGACCGGTTTATATGTTGTAAAACCAACCATTCCATTAGTTGGTATCAATGAACCGGGAAATGAAACACCAGATAAGTTTGAATTAAAACAGAATTATCCAAACCCGTTTAACCCAACCACATATATAGATTTTAATCTTAAAACAGCAGCTCATGTTAAATTAAAAGTTACTGATATTCTTGGCAGGCAGGTTGCTTTACTTGCAGATGAATTCAGAAATGCAGGAGCTCATAAGATCAGCTTTGATGCAGGCAGACTTTCAAGCGGTATTTACTTCTATACTTTATCAACTGATAAAGGATTTTCTGAAACCAAAAAGATGATCTTAAACAAATAA
- the rlmB gene encoding 23S rRNA (guanosine(2251)-2'-O)-methyltransferase RlmB produces the protein MLVIGRNPVLETIKFAPQTINKIVKLETANDNKIKEIENSAKSKNITIENYPKTYFEKVLDKNDKSEGISQGIFADVKDFEYSKTTEILKSLNDKPRTTLIILDEIQDPHNFGAIIRTAVSAGADGIIISDKNSVKVNHTVIKTSSGATNYIKISKEPNIYKTIEMLKENNYKITGTVLKTDKEIYNFDFPDKCALVFGSEGEGLRKNIINLCDFLVKIPMVGKIDSLNVSVSAGVFLYEILRQRSCKAH, from the coding sequence ATGCTAGTAATAGGAAGAAACCCGGTTTTAGAAACAATAAAATTCGCGCCCCAAACCATCAATAAAATTGTAAAGCTTGAGACCGCAAACGATAATAAAATAAAGGAAATAGAAAATTCTGCTAAATCAAAAAATATTACCATAGAAAATTATCCTAAAACATATTTTGAAAAGGTACTTGATAAAAATGATAAGTCAGAAGGAATTTCCCAGGGCATTTTTGCCGATGTAAAAGATTTTGAATATTCAAAAACTACAGAGATACTTAAGTCACTCAACGATAAACCCAGAACTACATTAATTATACTGGATGAGATCCAGGACCCGCATAATTTCGGCGCAATCATCCGGACAGCAGTTTCAGCCGGTGCCGATGGTATTATTATTTCAGATAAAAATTCAGTAAAAGTAAACCATACAGTAATAAAAACATCTTCAGGGGCTACCAATTACATTAAAATTTCAAAAGAACCTAATATTTACAAAACCATTGAGATGCTGAAGGAGAACAATTACAAAATTACAGGAACAGTGTTAAAAACAGATAAAGAGATCTATAATTTTGATTTTCCTGATAAATGTGCGCTGGTTTTCGGTAGTGAAGGTGAAGGATTAAGGAAAAATATAATAAATTTATGTGATTTCCTTGTAAAAATACCTATGGTAGGTAAAATTGACTCCTTAAATGTATCTGTTTCAGCAGGAGTTTTCTTATATGAGATATTGCGGCAAAGAAGCTGTAAGGCTCATTAG
- a CDS encoding sigma-54-dependent Fis family transcriptional regulator produces the protein MSTILIIEDDKAIVDVLKMILEHDGFRIEKAFNGPTGIEKFKEVDPDIVLLDIRMPKMDGIEVLQELRKIDPSSIIIMISGHGNIETAVQTTKLGAYDFISKPFDVERLKLTIQNGMNYRKLLAENESMKKKFDTDAEFLGSSDEMKRLKDQITKIASTSSRVLITGENGTGKELAAKQIHRLSDRADKPFIHLNCAIIPKDLLEVELFGCVEGYLSFSPGKRIGRFEMANGGTLFLDEIADLSMESQAKLLNVLGENKIEPLGSSNFIPVDVRVIASTNRDLNQLISEGKFREDLYHRLNVLTLVLPPLRNRKEDIAELVCFFSKAISIKNDMPVKTFTPKALEYLSSLKWPGNVRELKNTIERLIILSDSDEIDRKNIEGENQPYSSEMDKLVNSESSLRDFQDISEKIFIEKRLLENNWNISKTAESLDIQRSHLYTKIKQFNIENPEKDDKNQ, from the coding sequence ATGAGTACAATATTAATCATAGAAGACGATAAGGCGATAGTAGATGTCCTTAAGATGATACTTGAACATGACGGGTTCAGGATCGAAAAGGCATTCAACGGGCCAACCGGGATTGAAAAGTTCAAAGAGGTTGATCCTGATATCGTTCTTCTTGATATACGTATGCCGAAAATGGATGGTATAGAAGTACTCCAGGAGCTTCGTAAAATTGACCCTTCATCGATAATAATAATGATATCCGGACACGGAAATATTGAAACAGCTGTACAAACCACTAAACTTGGTGCGTATGATTTCATTTCAAAGCCATTTGATGTAGAAAGGCTTAAGCTTACCATTCAAAACGGGATGAACTACAGAAAGCTTCTTGCTGAAAATGAAAGCATGAAGAAGAAATTTGATACTGATGCAGAGTTCCTCGGTTCAAGCGATGAAATGAAAAGACTTAAAGACCAGATCACAAAAATTGCATCAACATCAAGCAGGGTGTTAATCACCGGTGAGAACGGAACCGGCAAGGAGCTTGCCGCGAAACAGATACACAGATTAAGCGACAGGGCAGATAAGCCTTTCATTCATCTCAACTGCGCTATAATACCGAAGGACCTGCTTGAAGTTGAGCTCTTTGGCTGTGTAGAAGGCTATCTTTCATTTTCACCCGGTAAACGTATCGGAAGATTTGAAATGGCCAACGGCGGAACTTTGTTCCTCGATGAGATAGCTGACCTCAGCATGGAATCACAGGCTAAGCTGCTGAATGTTTTGGGAGAGAACAAGATTGAACCGCTCGGAAGCAGTAATTTTATACCGGTTGATGTAAGGGTAATTGCATCTACCAACAGGGATCTTAATCAATTGATATCAGAAGGTAAATTCAGGGAAGATCTTTATCACAGGCTGAATGTTCTGACCTTGGTTTTACCACCATTGAGAAACAGGAAAGAAGATATTGCTGAGTTAGTCTGCTTTTTTTCAAAGGCAATATCTATTAAGAACGATATGCCTGTAAAAACATTCACCCCAAAGGCTCTTGAATATTTAAGCTCTTTAAAGTGGCCGGGTAACGTAAGAGAGCTGAAAAACACTATTGAAAGGCTTATAATCCTTTCAGATTCTGATGAAATAGACAGAAAAAACATAGAGGGTGAAAATCAGCCGTATTCTTCTGAAATGGATAAATTAGTTAATTCAGAAAGCAGTTTAAGGGATTTTCAGGATATCTCAGAAAAGATCTTCATTGAAAAACGGCTTCTTGAAAACAACTGGAACATATCCAAAACCGCTGAATCCCTTGATATTCAAAGAAGTCACCTTTATACCAAAATTAAGCAATTCAACATAGAAAACCCCGAAAAAGACGATAAAAATCAGTAG
- a CDS encoding MFS transporter → MEKMLDKPVHSPAFKKRRGINWMTLGLTYAAMYMARYNFGFANKQLSDTFGFSKTEIGTIITISTLLYGLSAIFNGPIADRWGGRKAMIIGAAGACVFNVAFGLAAYMGFLGTGTFMLIYLASMWTLNQYFQSYSALALIKVNAGWFHVTERGVFSAIFGSMIQSGRFAVYALMTTALVAGLPWQWKFFLPAMIVGVFTMLTFMFVKDTPKDAGLGDFDPQDATSGDTEKITLGYVAKKVFTNPIAITIAAAEFCTGLVRKGFEEWFPRYMQEVHHLQLDNPVFQRNAFAVVIAGIAGAFIAGFLSDKVFGHRRPPVAFLGYVIQVISLTIVALAPSLEAIIIAFTLNSLAISMVHSMLSGTASMDFGGKRAAATAAGMFDGMQYVGGSVMGVGAGWLIETYGWNTWGPSMVGFSVIGAILMLKLWNARPSRGGH, encoded by the coding sequence ATGGAAAAGATGCTGGATAAACCTGTACATTCGCCTGCATTCAAAAAAAGGCGGGGAATCAACTGGATGACTTTAGGCTTAACATATGCAGCAATGTATATGGCGAGATATAATTTTGGCTTTGCCAATAAGCAACTATCGGATACCTTTGGCTTTTCTAAAACAGAAATCGGGACAATTATAACTATAAGTACCTTATTATACGGTCTTTCTGCAATTTTTAACGGACCCATTGCTGACAGGTGGGGTGGAAGAAAGGCTATGATAATAGGCGCAGCCGGTGCATGCGTTTTTAATGTAGCTTTCGGTTTGGCTGCTTATATGGGATTTTTAGGTACAGGCACATTTATGCTCATCTACCTGGCAAGTATGTGGACCCTGAACCAATATTTCCAGTCTTACAGCGCATTAGCGCTCATTAAAGTCAATGCAGGCTGGTTCCACGTAACCGAAAGAGGCGTATTTTCTGCAATATTCGGTTCTATGATACAAAGCGGCAGGTTTGCTGTATATGCTTTAATGACAACAGCTCTTGTTGCAGGCTTGCCCTGGCAGTGGAAATTCTTCCTGCCGGCAATGATAGTCGGGGTATTCACCATGTTAACCTTTATGTTCGTAAAAGATACACCCAAAGATGCAGGTTTAGGTGATTTCGATCCCCAGGATGCAACCAGCGGCGATACTGAAAAGATCACACTTGGATATGTAGCCAAAAAAGTATTCACAAACCCCATAGCAATTACTATTGCAGCTGCGGAATTCTGTACCGGGCTTGTGAGAAAAGGATTCGAAGAATGGTTCCCCAGGTATATGCAGGAGGTTCACCACCTGCAGCTTGATAATCCCGTTTTCCAGCGAAATGCATTTGCAGTGGTTATTGCCGGTATTGCAGGGGCTTTTATAGCGGGATTCCTTTCAGATAAAGTCTTTGGGCACCGAAGGCCGCCTGTAGCATTTTTAGGTTATGTGATACAGGTTATTTCCTTAACAATAGTAGCATTAGCGCCAAGCCTTGAAGCTATTATTATCGCTTTCACGCTTAACTCACTTGCGATTTCGATGGTTCATTCTATGCTTTCAGGCACCGCGTCTATGGATTTTGGCGGCAAACGCGCTGCAGCAACTGCAGCAGGTATGTTCGATGGCATGCAGTATGTGGGAGGTTCAGTTATGGGCGTTGGAGCCGGCTGGCTGATTGAAACCTACGGCTGGAATACATGGGGCCCGAGTATGGTTGGATTTTCAGTTATTGGCGCGATTTTAATGTTAAAGTTATGGAATGCACGGCCTTCCAGGGGCGGCCATTAA
- a CDS encoding choice-of-anchor B family protein — MKINLNRSFIAVVLLFLSAATAFSQLPNQNTTLLAQKDEHGNGYSALWGYAGPNGREYAILGCSTGTAFYDITDTANIHEVDFVPGVASGWREMKVFSSYAYVVSEGTNSRLQIIALQYLPDSVSLVATYSYTGYTKTHSISQSGPYLYLHGGNNTQGGTDPGGVTILDITNPQSPVKRGSWSNFYIHDSRILNDTIYACNIYDPPGTISVINAANKDNLVTIGSWVNNPNPFPHNCAIPNDRRYIYTTDETSSPNGKLKVWNKSNLNNVTLVTTWQPTNITTAIVHNVEIYNNLAVVAHYTAGIRIIDISNPTTPNEIAWYDTYPSSNSAQFAGCWGVFMFPSSGKIIGSDMSGGLFVIKVGSNITGLAGNESIPDGFSLKQNYPNPFNPSTTIEYNLPKSTYVTLKIYDVVGREVALLADEFKIAGNYKVNFDAARLSSGIYFYSITTKEGFRDTKKLVLTK, encoded by the coding sequence ATGAAAATTAATCTAAACAGGTCATTTATAGCTGTTGTTTTATTATTTTTAAGCGCAGCAACAGCATTTTCACAATTACCAAACCAAAATACAACTTTGCTTGCACAGAAAGATGAACATGGCAACGGTTACTCAGCTTTATGGGGTTACGCTGGTCCTAACGGCAGGGAATACGCTATTTTAGGCTGCAGTACAGGAACAGCATTTTACGATATAACTGATACTGCTAACATTCATGAAGTTGATTTTGTGCCCGGAGTAGCTTCAGGCTGGCGCGAAATGAAGGTATTTTCAAGCTATGCTTATGTTGTTTCAGAAGGCACCAACAGCAGGCTGCAGATCATTGCGCTGCAATATCTGCCGGATTCTGTAAGCCTTGTTGCTACATATTCATATACTGGATATACAAAAACACATTCAATTTCTCAATCAGGACCGTATTTATACCTGCATGGCGGCAACAATACACAGGGTGGAACGGATCCGGGAGGAGTGACCATACTTGATATTACAAATCCACAGTCACCTGTAAAACGCGGTTCATGGTCAAACTTTTATATACATGATTCAAGAATTCTCAACGATACAATCTATGCATGTAATATATATGATCCCCCGGGAACAATATCTGTAATTAATGCTGCTAACAAGGATAATCTTGTAACAATCGGAAGCTGGGTGAATAATCCCAACCCGTTCCCGCATAACTGCGCTATTCCTAATGACAGAAGATATATCTATACTACAGATGAAACTTCATCGCCAAACGGCAAGCTGAAGGTTTGGAATAAATCAAATCTTAACAATGTAACACTGGTTACTACTTGGCAGCCTACAAATATTACAACTGCTATAGTTCATAATGTAGAAATTTATAATAACCTGGCTGTTGTGGCGCATTATACTGCAGGTATAAGGATAATTGATATTTCAAATCCAACAACACCTAATGAAATTGCCTGGTATGATACTTATCCTTCAAGCAATTCAGCTCAGTTTGCAGGCTGTTGGGGAGTATTTATGTTCCCCTCATCAGGAAAAATAATTGGTTCTGATATGTCAGGCGGTTTATTTGTTATAAAAGTCGGCAGCAACATCACCGGACTTGCAGGCAATGAATCAATTCCCGATGGATTTTCATTAAAGCAAAATTATCCAAATCCGTTCAACCCATCAACAACAATTGAATATAACCTGCCAAAATCAACATATGTAACATTAAAGATATATGATGTTGTGGGCAGGGAAGTAGCTCTTCTTGCTGATGAATTTAAGATAGCCGGCAATTATAAGGTGAATTTTGATGCTGCAAGGCTTTCCAGCGGAATATATTTCTATTCAATTACAACAAAAGAAGGATTCAGAGATACTAAAAAACTTGTTTTAACAAAATAA